TTGGCGAGAAATTGGCCAACCGTTTTAGGGGCGGCGAGACGATTGCGCTGACTGGGGATTTAGGGACCGGAAAGACGACTTTGATTAAGGGAATTGCCAAGGGACTGGGGGTTAAAAAAAATATTACAAGCCCCACCTTTGTGCTAATGAAAACATATGACACGGATGGACACGGATATAAAACGGATAGCCACGGATCACGGATACGACAACTGTGTCACGCTGACGCTTACAGAATTAATAATGGACAAGAGTTAAAAGATATTGGAATAATGGAATATATTGATGACCCAAGAACT
This genomic interval from Patescibacteria group bacterium contains the following:
- the tsaE gene encoding tRNA (adenosine(37)-N6)-threonylcarbamoyltransferase complex ATPase subunit type 1 TsaE produces the protein MKKIITKSALETMKLGEKLANRFRGGETIALTGDLGTGKTTLIKGIAKGLGVKKNITSPTFVLMKTYDTDGHGYKTDSHGSRIRQLCHADAYRINNGQELKDIGIMEYIDDPRTLTIIEWAEKVKEILPLSTRSASSALSSEPKGRSRSHLRSMIIWIKMGYGKKENEREIEVISPSID